Proteins from one Patagioenas fasciata isolate bPatFas1 chromosome 6, bPatFas1.hap1, whole genome shotgun sequence genomic window:
- the RGS1 gene encoding regulator of G-protein signaling 1 has protein sequence MPGFFFPHSNMTELNRKEDCKLAEGKIHKKKQKAFGADLKNYLKCMVPHIEPGIKTSNSRNVMLSAEEVIQWSQSLEKLLASQSGQGVFREFLKSEFSEENIEFWLACEDYKKTKSDHLHGKAERIYEEFVQADAIKQINIDYQMREATAKRAQDPTHTSFDEAQKTVYILMERDSYPRFLKSKAYLNLLNQLQTNTSK, from the exons atgccaggatttttttttccccacagcaacATGACTGAATTAAATCGAAAAGAAGACTGCAAGCTTGCAGAAGGCAAAATCcacaaaaagaagcaaaaagcttT TGGTGCAGATCTCAAAAATTATCTGAAGTGCATGGTACCACATATTGAACCCGGGATCAAGACTTCTAACTCCAGAAATGTCAT GCTTTCTGCAGAGGAAGTAATACAGTGGTCCCAGTCTTTGGAAAAGCTTTTGGCCAGTCAAA GTGGTCAAGGTGTCTTTCGGGAGTTCCTGAAGTCAGAGTTCAGTGAGGAAAACATTGAGTTCTGGTTGGCTTGTGAGGATTACAAGAAAACCAAGTCTGATCACTTACATGGCAAAGCAGAGCGGATTTATGAGGAGTTTGTTCAGGCAGATGCTATTAAACAG ATTAATATTGACTATCAGATGAGGGAAGCAACAGCCAAAAGAGCTCAAGACCCAACTCACACAAGTTTTGATGAAGCCCAGAAAACTGTGTACATCCTCATGGAAAGGGACTCATATCCCAGATTTTTGAAATCCAAAGCCTACCTGAACCTTTTGAACCAGCTGcaaaccaacacttcaaaatga
- the RGS13 gene encoding regulator of G-protein signaling 13: MSPNTCWLCKIFRAEEKGISSKLSLEEVLQWSQSFDKLITSKYGPTIYKTYLKTEHSDENIEFWLACEAYKKITSQRKRISVARKLFTHYIQPQAPNEINIDSPVRNAITRNIQEATQSCFDEAQRIIYMHMERDSYPRFLESDFYQKLKHSLQTHGNNSTVN; the protein is encoded by the exons ATGAGTCCAAATACTTGCTGGCTTTGCAAGATATtcagagcagaagaaaaagggATCAGTTCTAA ATTGTCTTTGGAGGAAGTGCTGCAATGGTCCCAGTCTTTTGATAAGCTGATAACAAGTAAAT ATGGGCCTACGATCTACAAGACCTACTTGAAGACAGAGCACAGTGATGAAAACATAGAATTCTGGCTTGCTTGTGAAGCTTATAAGAAGATCACATCACAGAGGAAAAGGATTTCTGTGGCAAGGAAACTTTTTACACATTACATTCAACCCCAGGCTCCCAATGAG attaACATTGACAGTCCTGTGAGGAATGCAATTACAAGGAATATTCAAGAAGCAACACAATCCTGTTTTGACGAAGCACAGAGAATAATTTACATGCACATGGAAAGAGATTCTTATCCACGATTTCTTGAATCAGATTTTTATCAAAAACTCAAACACAGCCTTCAAACTCATGGAAATAATTCAACGGTAAACTAA